The proteins below are encoded in one region of Methanobacterium aggregans:
- a CDS encoding CDC48 family AAA ATPase, with translation MENKEMKLKVAEAFSQNDVGRTIARIDPACMHKLDLLDGDIIEIKGKKVTAAKVASSQSDVGLGIIRIDGYLRKNAGTSIGEEITVKRAEVKEAQKVILAPVDQQIMIRGDVKPAFMGRIMSKGDLIVAGIRQQQPMRGGLFDDFFRDMVSDVSPMGEIKLAVVSTKPAGIVQITDMTEMEIQTEPVDVSKIEGIKNVVDVTYEDIGGLKEEVKKVREMIEIPLKRPELFERLGISPPKGVLMHGPPGTGKTLLAKAVANESDAHFIAINGPEIMSKYVGGSEERLREFFEEAEENAPSIIFIDEIDAIAPKREEVTGEVERRIVAQLLTLMDGLKSRGQVVVIGATNRPDALDQALRRPGRFDREIEIGVPDKDGRMEVLQIHTRGMPLDDTVDLDEIADITHGFVGADVESLCKESAMRVLRRVLPDIKAEEEIPKETLKKMIVTKSDFKEALKEIQPSALREVMVQVPDVKWDDIGGLESAKQELREAVEWPLKYPESFEKFGVRPPRGVLVYGPPGTGKTLLAKAVANESDANFIAIKGPELLSKWVGESEKGVREVFRKARQTAPTVIFFDEIDSIASTRGGSSTDSGVTQRVVNQLLTEIDGLEELQDVSVVAATNRVDIIDPALLRPGRFDRHVKVDTPDETARIAIFKVHTKEMPLADDVDLEKLAKKAEGYVGADIEAVCREAVMLTLRENLEADKIKMKQFKEAMDKVKPKSEVDLRQYS, from the coding sequence ATGGAAAATAAAGAAATGAAATTAAAAGTTGCAGAAGCGTTTTCACAAAACGATGTTGGTAGAACAATTGCAAGGATCGACCCGGCATGCATGCATAAGCTGGATCTTCTCGATGGAGACATAATCGAGATAAAAGGAAAGAAGGTAACCGCAGCAAAAGTTGCATCAAGTCAGTCAGATGTTGGGCTTGGAATAATCAGGATCGATGGTTACCTGAGGAAGAATGCAGGTACCTCCATAGGGGAAGAAATCACAGTCAAAAGGGCTGAAGTGAAAGAAGCCCAGAAAGTGATTCTTGCACCCGTTGACCAGCAGATAATGATAAGGGGAGATGTAAAACCCGCATTCATGGGCAGAATCATGTCAAAGGGAGATCTGATAGTCGCAGGAATAAGACAGCAGCAGCCCATGAGGGGGGGCTTATTCGACGACTTCTTCAGGGACATGGTTAGTGATGTTTCACCCATGGGTGAGATAAAGCTTGCAGTGGTTTCAACCAAACCTGCAGGAATCGTTCAGATAACAGACATGACTGAAATGGAAATTCAGACAGAACCCGTGGATGTTTCAAAAATTGAGGGCATAAAAAACGTTGTGGATGTTACCTACGAGGACATAGGTGGCCTCAAGGAGGAAGTCAAAAAGGTCAGGGAAATGATAGAAATTCCACTTAAAAGACCTGAACTCTTTGAAAGACTGGGAATATCCCCACCAAAAGGTGTTCTCATGCATGGACCACCAGGAACAGGTAAAACACTCCTGGCAAAAGCCGTTGCAAACGAAAGCGACGCCCACTTCATAGCAATCAACGGCCCTGAGATCATGAGTAAATATGTGGGTGGATCAGAGGAACGCCTCAGAGAATTCTTCGAAGAAGCTGAAGAAAACGCACCTTCCATCATATTCATAGATGAGATAGATGCAATAGCACCCAAAAGGGAAGAAGTAACAGGAGAAGTTGAACGCAGAATAGTTGCCCAGCTACTCACCCTCATGGACGGACTGAAAAGCAGGGGACAGGTAGTTGTAATCGGTGCAACCAACAGACCAGACGCCCTTGACCAGGCGCTCAGACGACCCGGAAGATTCGACAGAGAAATAGAAATAGGCGTACCAGACAAAGACGGAAGAATGGAAGTTCTCCAGATCCACACAAGGGGAATGCCCCTTGACGACACAGTGGACTTGGATGAAATAGCAGATATAACACACGGATTCGTGGGAGCAGATGTTGAATCACTCTGTAAAGAATCTGCAATGAGGGTTTTAAGAAGGGTACTCCCAGACATCAAGGCAGAAGAGGAGATACCAAAGGAAACCCTCAAAAAGATGATAGTCACGAAATCCGACTTCAAAGAGGCCCTGAAGGAGATACAACCATCTGCACTGCGTGAAGTGATGGTACAGGTCCCAGATGTTAAATGGGATGATATAGGTGGACTTGAAAGTGCAAAACAGGAACTTCGTGAGGCAGTTGAATGGCCACTCAAGTACCCTGAAAGCTTTGAGAAGTTCGGTGTGAGACCACCAAGGGGTGTTCTTGTCTACGGCCCACCAGGAACAGGTAAAACACTCCTGGCAAAAGCCGTTGCAAACGAAAGTGATGCAAACTTCATAGCAATCAAAGGCCCAGAACTCCTATCAAAATGGGTTGGAGAATCAGAAAAAGGAGTGCGTGAAGTCTTCAGAAAGGCCAGACAAACAGCACCTACCGTGATATTCTTCGATGAGATAGATTCAATAGCATCTACAAGAGGTGGAAGTAGCACAGACTCTGGTGTGACACAGAGAGTTGTTAACCAGCTTTTAACAGAGATAGATGGCCTTGAGGAACTGCAGGATGTTTCAGTTGTTGCAGCAACCAACCGTGTGGACATAATAGATCCTGCCCTTCTACGGCCTGGAAGGTTCGATAGACATGTTAAAGTGGACACTCCTGACGAAACTGCAAGAATTGCAATATTCAAAGTTCATACAAAGGAAATGCCACTTGCAGATGATGTTGACCTTGAAAAACTTGCCAAAAAAGCAGAGGGATACGTTGGAGCAGATATAGAAGCTGTGTGCCGTGAAGCAGTGATGCTCACACTCAGAGAAAACCTTGAGGCAGACAAGATCAAAATGAAACAGTTCAAAGAAGCTATGGATAAGGTGAAACCTAAAAGTGAGGTTGACCTGAGGCAGTACAGCTAA
- the ahcY gene encoding adenosylhomocysteinase produces MSYKVKDISLAPQGKKKIEWVQRHMPVLEYIKKEFEETKPFEGITIGSCLHLEPKTINLGLTLQAGGAEVAMTGCNPLSTHDDATAAGASMGLNMYGWREESNEEYYENIKRVLDHEPDIIIDDGADMIFFIHKERRDLIGKILGACEETTTGIHRLKAMNEDKALEFPVMAVNDSYMKYLFDNRYGTGQSTFDSIMGSTNMLIAGKTVVVCGYGWCGRGVAMRAVGLGANVIVTEIDPIRALEARMDGYRVMKIRDAVKEADLILTVTGNIDIVSGDDFKYMKDGCLLANSGHFNVEINKKDLQEQSVSCKQVRADIEEFVMHDGRKLYLIADGRLVNLAGERGQGHPAEIMDMSFAMQALSAKYLTENKLDVGVYKTLDETDRYVAELKLNAMNIEIDDLTPRQVDYMNNWEEGT; encoded by the coding sequence ATGAGTTACAAAGTAAAGGATATTTCACTTGCACCGCAAGGTAAGAAGAAAATAGAATGGGTACAGAGACACATGCCTGTTCTTGAATACATAAAAAAAGAATTTGAAGAAACCAAACCCTTCGAGGGCATTACAATTGGATCATGTTTACATCTTGAACCAAAAACAATAAATCTTGGTTTAACCCTTCAAGCAGGAGGTGCAGAGGTTGCAATGACCGGCTGCAACCCATTATCAACCCATGACGATGCAACAGCTGCAGGAGCTTCAATGGGCCTTAACATGTACGGCTGGAGAGAAGAAAGCAACGAAGAGTACTACGAAAACATCAAGAGGGTGCTGGACCATGAACCTGACATAATAATCGATGACGGCGCAGACATGATATTCTTCATCCACAAGGAGCGAAGGGACCTTATCGGGAAAATATTAGGTGCCTGTGAAGAAACAACAACTGGAATTCATCGTTTAAAGGCTATGAATGAAGATAAAGCCCTTGAATTTCCAGTTATGGCAGTGAATGATTCCTACATGAAGTACCTCTTCGACAACAGGTACGGAACTGGACAGTCAACGTTCGACTCAATAATGGGCTCAACCAACATGCTCATAGCTGGAAAAACAGTTGTTGTCTGTGGATACGGCTGGTGCGGTCGTGGAGTTGCCATGAGAGCTGTGGGGCTTGGTGCAAATGTCATAGTAACCGAAATAGATCCGATAAGGGCCTTAGAGGCAAGAATGGATGGTTACAGAGTTATGAAGATTCGTGACGCTGTTAAAGAGGCAGATCTTATCTTAACAGTCACAGGAAATATTGATATTGTTTCAGGCGACGACTTCAAGTACATGAAGGATGGATGTCTCCTTGCAAACTCAGGACACTTCAACGTTGAGATAAACAAAAAAGACCTTCAGGAACAGTCTGTAAGCTGCAAACAGGTGAGGGCAGATATAGAAGAGTTTGTAATGCATGATGGAAGGAAACTTTACCTCATAGCAGATGGTAGACTTGTTAACCTTGCAGGAGAACGTGGACAGGGACATCCTGCAGAGATAATGGACATGAGCTTTGCAATGCAGGCACTATCCGCCAAGTACCTCACTGAAAACAAACTTGATGTTGGTGTTTACAAAACCCTTGATGAAACAGACAGATACGTTGCAGAACTCAAGTTAAATGCAATGAACATTGAAATCGATGATTTAACACCAAGACAGGTGGATTATATGAACAACTGGGAAGAGGGAACCTGA
- a CDS encoding DUF2119 domain-containing protein: MNYSKIIDKGNEPSRLFIGGVHGKEGITTIKALSQLDEDSVSNGKLGIYNFDETPYLSTLHKDYYNSDMGKNVLSLIKEHKPVVYLEAHCYKEKSYEKLVDEDRKSRVGVPPLIELEEGVLIGSVAPFLRLNCFKRQDICITLEIPCYPSKKALGVYVNILKAVASSKTREDLEATIGTRYPQQVETARRYAIEFFGDYPPF, translated from the coding sequence ATGAACTATTCAAAGATCATAGATAAGGGCAATGAACCTTCACGCCTTTTTATTGGAGGAGTTCATGGTAAAGAAGGAATTACCACCATAAAAGCCCTCTCTCAACTTGATGAGGATTCAGTTTCCAATGGAAAACTTGGGATATACAACTTCGATGAAACTCCCTACTTGAGCACCCTCCACAAAGATTATTACAATTCAGATATGGGTAAAAATGTGCTTTCCCTTATTAAAGAGCATAAGCCCGTGGTTTACCTTGAGGCCCACTGCTACAAAGAGAAGAGCTACGAAAAACTCGTAGATGAAGATCGTAAAAGCAGGGTTGGTGTTCCACCACTTATAGAACTTGAAGAAGGAGTTTTAATAGGATCTGTAGCCCCATTTCTAAGGTTGAACTGTTTCAAAAGGCAAGATATCTGTATAACCCTTGAAATTCCATGTTACCCCTCAAAAAAAGCTTTAGGTGTTTATGTTAATATTTTAAAAGCTGTTGCATCTTCCAAAACCCGGGAGGATCTTGAGGCGACCATTGGTACGAGGTATCCTCAGCAGGTTGAAACTGCACGCAGGTACGCCATTGAATTTTTTGGAGATTACCCCCCGTTTTGA
- the katG gene encoding catalase/peroxidase HPI: MDEKSKKTVRGSITNLDWWPNRLNLDILRQHSSESNPMDEDFSYAEEFRSLDLKALKKDLHELMTESQDWWPADFGHYGPLFIRMAWHSAGTYRISDGRGGGGNGNQRFPPLSSWPDNANLDKARRLLWPIKQKYGRKISWADLMILAGNVALESMGFKTFGFGGGRDDIWEPEKDIYWGSEKEWLTDERHTGDSELEKPLAALEMGLIYVNPEGPNGEPDPIAAAHDIRESFARMAMNDEETVALIAGGHAFGKTHGAGDPSMVGPEPEAAPIEEQGLGWKSSFGNGKGNDTITGGPEVIWTNTPTNWDNNFFRILFEFEWELTKSPAGAYQWKPKGDAGADTVPDPHDASKRRTPGMLTTDLSLRFDPIYEKISRRFYENPDEFADAFARAWFKLTHRDMGPRTRYLGLEVPDEELIWQNPIPAADHELVDEEDIDTLKGMVLASELSVSEMVSTAWASASTFRGSDKRGGANGARIRLAPQKDWEVNQPAQLAKVLEVLEGIQSEFNQTQKGDKKVSLADLIVLAGCAGVEQAAKNAGYIVKVPFTPGRMDALKEQTDVESFAVLEPVADGFRNYQKTQSAFRPEELLVDKAQLLTLTVPEMTVLIGGLRVLNANFGQSQNGVFTKMPEALTNDFFVNLLDMKTEWNASSEDENVFEGRDRATGELKWTGTRVDLIFGSNSELRALAEVYACEDSSKKFLNDFIKAWDKVMNLDRFDLALS; encoded by the coding sequence ATGGATGAAAAAAGCAAAAAAACTGTTAGAGGTAGTATTACGAACCTTGATTGGTGGCCAAACCGGTTGAATCTAGACATCCTGCGCCAGCATTCCTCAGAATCCAATCCTATGGATGAAGATTTCAGCTACGCTGAAGAATTCAGGAGTCTTGACCTAAAGGCGCTGAAGAAAGACCTCCATGAACTCATGACCGAGTCACAGGATTGGTGGCCTGCGGACTTTGGCCATTATGGGCCTTTATTCATCCGTATGGCGTGGCACAGTGCCGGTACGTACCGTATCAGTGATGGCCGTGGAGGAGGGGGTAACGGCAACCAGCGTTTTCCACCATTAAGCAGCTGGCCCGACAACGCTAACCTCGACAAAGCACGCCGACTGCTCTGGCCCATCAAGCAGAAGTACGGCAGAAAAATTTCCTGGGCCGACCTCATGATTCTTGCTGGTAACGTCGCCCTGGAATCCATGGGTTTTAAGACCTTCGGTTTCGGTGGTGGGCGTGATGACATCTGGGAACCTGAAAAGGACATATACTGGGGTTCTGAGAAAGAATGGCTTACAGACGAGCGTCATACTGGTGACAGTGAACTGGAAAAACCACTCGCCGCCCTGGAGATGGGATTGATTTATGTGAACCCAGAAGGCCCTAACGGCGAACCAGACCCCATTGCTGCGGCGCATGATATCCGAGAGAGTTTTGCTCGCATGGCTATGAACGATGAGGAGACAGTGGCTCTCATTGCAGGTGGTCACGCCTTCGGAAAAACCCACGGTGCTGGTGATCCGTCAATGGTTGGTCCTGAGCCGGAAGCCGCACCAATTGAGGAGCAGGGCCTGGGCTGGAAGAGCAGCTTTGGTAATGGCAAAGGTAACGACACCATTACAGGCGGCCCGGAAGTTATCTGGACCAACACTCCAACGAACTGGGACAACAACTTCTTCAGGATACTATTTGAATTCGAATGGGAATTGACCAAAAGCCCGGCCGGTGCCTACCAGTGGAAGCCAAAGGGTGACGCAGGCGCAGATACTGTTCCTGATCCACACGACGCATCAAAACGTCGCACCCCGGGCATGCTGACCACAGATCTCTCTTTGCGCTTCGACCCCATATACGAAAAGATCTCACGGCGCTTCTATGAGAACCCTGATGAGTTTGCGGACGCCTTCGCCCGCGCGTGGTTCAAACTGACCCACCGTGACATGGGTCCACGGACACGCTACCTAGGTTTGGAGGTACCTGACGAGGAGCTCATCTGGCAGAACCCCATCCCTGCAGCCGATCACGAATTGGTTGATGAAGAAGACATCGATACCCTTAAGGGTATGGTATTGGCTTCTGAACTGTCAGTGTCAGAGATGGTTTCCACTGCCTGGGCTTCGGCATCTACCTTCCGCGGCTCTGACAAGCGTGGTGGTGCCAACGGTGCTCGTATTCGCCTGGCACCGCAGAAGGATTGGGAAGTCAACCAGCCAGCCCAGCTAGCCAAAGTGCTGGAGGTACTTGAGGGCATCCAGAGCGAATTTAACCAAACACAAAAAGGTGACAAGAAGGTCTCCCTGGCTGATCTCATTGTTTTGGCTGGTTGCGCTGGTGTTGAGCAGGCTGCAAAAAATGCTGGTTATATTGTTAAGGTGCCCTTCACTCCGGGACGCATGGATGCTCTAAAGGAGCAAACTGATGTGGAATCCTTTGCTGTGCTTGAACCGGTTGCAGATGGGTTCCGAAATTATCAGAAGACTCAAAGCGCATTTAGGCCCGAAGAGTTGCTGGTGGACAAAGCGCAATTACTGACATTGACAGTTCCTGAGATGACGGTTCTCATTGGTGGATTACGTGTCCTGAATGCCAACTTTGGACAATCCCAGAATGGTGTCTTCACCAAGATGCCTGAGGCGCTTACAAATGACTTTTTCGTGAATTTGCTTGATATGAAAACAGAATGGAATGCATCCTCAGAGGACGAAAATGTGTTTGAGGGAAGGGACCGAGCAACAGGTGAACTCAAGTGGACAGGTACACGTGTTGACCTCATTTTCGGTTCAAACTCCGAGCTCCGGGCATTGGCGGAAGTCTACGCATGTGAAGACTCATCTAAGAAGTTCCTGAACGACTTCATAAAAGCATGGGACAAGGTCATGAACCTGGACAGGTTCGACCTAGCATTATCCTGA
- the fen gene encoding flap endonuclease-1 encodes MGVKFKDIVSPESIGFNELEGKIVVLDAANIIYQFLSSIRQADGTPLMDHNKNITSHFSGILYRTSSLVEKGIKPVYVFDGASSHLKKGTQDKRREVKEESEKKWKEALDEGDIQEARKYAVRSSRMSPGVVEGSKKLLELMGIPYIQAKGEGEAQASYMVEKGDAWCVGSQDYDCILFGATRMVKNLTITGGKANLELIQLKKVLEQVELTREQLVDVAILVGTDFNEGIKGIGAKKGLKLIKKHENIFNALEHLDVELEVDPMVLRDMFLDHDVLEDYNLKWKKPDRDGTLDFLCGEHDFSEERVSSALDKLKKLDMNQSSLEQWF; translated from the coding sequence ATGGGTGTAAAGTTTAAAGACATTGTATCTCCGGAATCCATAGGCTTCAATGAACTTGAAGGAAAAATAGTTGTACTTGATGCAGCCAACATAATTTACCAGTTCTTATCAAGCATAAGACAGGCAGATGGCACACCTCTCATGGATCACAACAAAAACATAACCTCACACTTCAGCGGAATCCTTTACAGAACATCATCACTTGTTGAAAAGGGAATAAAACCGGTTTATGTATTTGATGGTGCATCAAGCCATCTTAAAAAGGGTACACAGGACAAGCGAAGAGAAGTAAAGGAAGAATCAGAGAAGAAATGGAAAGAAGCCCTTGATGAAGGAGATATTCAGGAGGCACGTAAGTACGCAGTCCGATCCTCAAGAATGTCCCCTGGAGTGGTGGAAGGATCTAAAAAACTTCTAGAACTAATGGGAATCCCCTACATCCAGGCCAAGGGTGAAGGTGAAGCTCAAGCATCGTACATGGTTGAAAAGGGAGATGCATGGTGTGTGGGATCACAGGACTACGACTGCATACTCTTTGGGGCCACGAGAATGGTTAAAAACCTGACCATAACTGGTGGAAAAGCCAACCTGGAACTCATACAGCTTAAAAAAGTTTTAGAACAGGTTGAACTAACAAGGGAACAGCTTGTGGACGTTGCAATACTCGTTGGAACAGATTTTAACGAGGGAATAAAAGGTATAGGTGCTAAAAAAGGTTTAAAACTCATCAAAAAACATGAAAACATATTCAACGCCCTGGAACATCTGGATGTTGAGCTGGAAGTTGATCCTATGGTTTTAAGGGACATGTTTTTGGATCACGATGTTCTTGAGGATTACAACCTGAAATGGAAGAAACCTGACAGGGATGGTACCTTAGACTTCCTCTGCGGAGAACACGATTTTTCAGAGGAAAGAGTTTCAAGTGCCCTTGATAAACTCAAAAAACTTGACATGAACCAGAGTAGTTTGGAACAGTGGTTTTAA